ttCTTCTGTATATTTCTAACTAGGAGTAGTAATTGATTTGAGAATGTTTTTGATTGATGAAATGTGAAGTTATATTTTACGAtgccaaaataattttagacaTTAAACGTATGCTAAGATCCTTTGATTCTTTAATAACAATAGCAAAATTTTATAGAgttgtagtaataaatatttttcaaaacgGTGATTCTCAAAAATCTACAACTCACATATTCACGTctctaataattaataatgcaaataatgTGTTGCCAAACATTTAATACCAACATAAGTTTCAACATCCTTTCTTTTGTAAATCAttattcatattaaaaaatctcCCTATAATCAAGGCTTTTTCTTCAACAtagaaaagagagaagaaaatagaaattaaatctGAAACGAAACAGctgtttaatttaaaagttaaaacaataCGCGTTTCACATTTACACACAAATCACCCTCTTCTGCTTCTTCAAAAACACACACAGCACACACTAGCTGAGCGAATTCTCCTTCATCTCTCTCTGTAAAGTGTAAAATTGCTTATATTCTGATTGCAATTCACAAAATTGCTAGTACAGTGCTCGAGAATGACTGATGCACGGGTTCATCCGGCGACGGCCGACGCTCTGTCTTCCTCATCCGCAGCGACCTCCGCCAAGGACTCCGGCGAGTATCCTGTACCTCCAAATCCTCTTCCGACGAAACCGGTGCCTCCGCCGGACACCTACGTCGTCCAGATCCCGAGAGAGCAGATCCTCCGCTATCCGCCGCCGGAGAACGCCAGGAAGTTCGAAGCCCTCACGCGCCGCGGAAAGAGCCGGCGGAGCTGCTGCTGCTTCACTCTCTCCGCACTCGCTCTCCTCGTAATTGCCGCCGCGATATCCGCCGGAGTGCTCTACCTCGTCTTCAGATTCAAATCGCCGAAATTCGCGGTCAGTAGCGTCGCGATCAAGGGGATGAATCTGACAACAGCCGCGCCGATCTCGCCGGAATTCGACGTCACCGTCAGGGCGGAGAACCCTAACGCCAAGGTCGGCATCTATTATTTGAAAGGCAGCGCAATTAACGTGTTCTACGAAGACGTTAAGCTGAGTAACGGCGTTTGGCCGGCGTTTTACCAGCCGAAGAAGAACGTGACGGAGCTGCGGCCGGCGGTTACGGGATCAGGGGTAATTCTAGGGGGCACCGTTAAGGCGTCGTTAAGAAACCAGCAGAGCCAAGGGAATATTCCGTTTGTAGTGAGAGCGAAGGTGCCGGTTAAAATTAAAGTGGGGTCCGTTAAAACTTGGAAAATCAGCGTTAAGGTGAAATGTGACGTGGCGGTGGATGCATTGAAGGACAAAGCTAAAATTGTGTCAAATGACTGTGATTATAGTGTGAGATTATGGTAGCCATTTTTTGATTGCAGATTATTACACTGTCAAATTATATAAgggatttattttatttttgttatagtaCAAACAATGGTGTGATGTATTATACTGTTTGATGCAGATTAAACATGTTTTGTTAAAGAATAAATGGGGAAGActattgataaatataaagtgGATTCATGACCTTTGATTGATGAATTCTGAAGTGGGGATATCCGTTTTCAAATTCTCAGACGTTATGTGAATAACACTGATacgaattaaattcaattactatatatagATTGCACTTGAGACTATATCCTGCATTTTGTAACCagtatctaattttattttaattttatattcaattctactcacaataaaattaaaatttctaaagTACTAGCATTCTCATAATAGTccgtatatttttataaatgatcGTTTGACCCAATAAATACTAATACctatttatcttcatttctacgtcagtttttctttttagtttatctcttgataattttaatttcatttccaaCATCTTTGGTAGTCaaactcacattccacttGACTCAttttacttacattttattataatattaatattaatatattcaactaatttctttgatctatttttatttacattttttaaaatctatgtCCGATTAAAATGAGATTGATGAAGTATTAACTTAATAGACCATGTAATAAGGTCattgataattaatcatatacgTATCTATATTCATTGGgtaagtaggagtatattggaccatattaaaatagtactacctcAAGTctaaacacaatttttatttctggTCTTTCTAAAAATGACATCCTTGTAAATTAATTGCAGTCCTTACATCCTAAAAccatagaaataaaaattggaataGAAATAAAACTAGAGTTTCGACTTTCGAATGAAGCTTCTTATGTTATGGATGATGAATGGacttaattttcttttgagGAGCACTGAAGCACCTATGCAAGCCCTAGCGTGAGTCAACTCCAACCTAGACTAGGGTTTGACCAGGCTTAACCCTTAACCCGATCCTCAGTATTGATCAACATTCAATACCATCACTTAttatgtttgtgtgtgtaGTAGGGAATGTACTAGGTGATCCATAGGGAGTATTGAGTCAATGCCTTTATGCCCTTACTTAAATTTACTAGTGAACTCAATCTTAAGTTTTGAAGTCTTAACGGTTATAAAGATTAAGTTGTgccaaaatcatttttcacaAGACAAAACATGACAAGATTAcatgtatttttttgttaaatacatgtaatttaatttgggtTTCAATTTTGTACTTAAGTATCTTAGTTGTATACTTATTAActttaaatgtataatttatttaattctatatttgaagtttatttattttttaaacttagtaatttgtaaaataaattattattaaatcaattttaatgaaaatatttt
The nucleotide sequence above comes from Salvia hispanica cultivar TCC Black 2014 chromosome 5, UniMelb_Shisp_WGS_1.0, whole genome shotgun sequence. Encoded proteins:
- the LOC125186965 gene encoding NDR1/HIN1-like protein 13, whose amino-acid sequence is MTDARVHPATADALSSSSAATSAKDSGEYPVPPNPLPTKPVPPPDTYVVQIPREQILRYPPPENARKFEALTRRGKSRRSCCCFTLSALALLVIAAAISAGVLYLVFRFKSPKFAVSSVAIKGMNLTTAAPISPEFDVTVRAENPNAKVGIYYLKGSAINVFYEDVKLSNGVWPAFYQPKKNVTELRPAVTGSGVILGGTVKASLRNQQSQGNIPFVVRAKVPVKIKVGSVKTWKISVKVKCDVAVDALKDKAKIVSNDCDYSVRLW